The Chryseobacterium oranimense genome contains the following window.
TCCAAAGTTCCATGCTGTATGAAGAGCAATCGGTAAGGCAATTCCTCTTGTTTTTAAAGCGGCAACTCCAAATAATAAGCCTCCTAAACCGGAACCAATGATTGCCATTTTCCAACTCATACCGGATAAACTGTGTTCAAGGATGAACAGTATAATCATGACAGATAATGCAAATGTTGCTTTAAATTTATTATCTAATGTTCTTAATAAGTAAGATCGGAAAACCAACTCTTCCCGAACGGCTATAAGCAAATAAAAAAATAAAGAAAAAATAATTGTTCCCCAATTGAAGTTGGGGGTCAGCATTAATTTTAAATGTCCGAAAGCCATTACGACCAGGGCTTGGAAGATTGCTAATAATAAACCTGTTATAAATCCGTAAAAGAGTCTTTTGAGTGTTAATATACCGGGTTTTAATCCAATATCGGAAAGTTTAATCTTATCCCATTTTACAAATAAACAGGTAAGAAA
Protein-coding sequences here:
- a CDS encoding CPBP family intramembrane glutamic endopeptidase, producing MKVYAFVKVLLFYACTIVILISTSQLTKDLSTPEGNLLSIFTAASATFFLTCLFVKWDKIKLSDIGLKPGILTLKRLFYGFITGLLLAIFQALVVMAFGHLKLMLTPNFNWGTIIFSLFFYLLIAVREELVFRSYLLRTLDNKFKATFALSVMIILFILEHSLSGMSWKMAIIGSGLGGLLFGVAALKTRGIALPIALHTAWNFGQWMTGFKNQSGIWNAVVDKGYEIQTENIGLAAFVLLMVSIICILSSRRISI